The sequence ACTGCTCGGCACCGGGGTGGCCGAGACGATCGGCAGCGGCATCGTCGAGGTCACGGCGGGCACCAACGGCCTCGTGGTGGTGCTGGCCGGGCTGCTCGGAGCGATCACCTGGAACCTGATCACCTGGTGGAAGGGGCTGCCGTCCTCGTCCTCGCATGCGCTGATCGGCGGCCTGATGGGGGCAGGGGTGGCCTCGATGTCGACCGTGCACTGGTCGGTGATCCTGGACAAGGTGGTCATCCCGATGGTGCTCTCACCGCTGGTCGGTTTCGGGCTCGCCTACGCGCTGATGGTGGCCGTGCTGTGGATCTTCCGCAATGCCGCACCGGGGCGGACCCAGCGCCGCTTCCGGGTGGCGCAGACCGTGTCGGCGGCGGCGATGGCGCTCGGCCACGGGCTGCAGGACGCGCAGAAGACGATGGGGGTGATCGTCCTGGCGCTGGTGGCGGCCGGTTGGCACACCGGCTCCGAGATCCCGCTGTGGGTGAAGATCGCCGCTGCGAGTGCCATCTCGCTGGGCACCTACTCCGGCGGCTGGCGGATCATGCGCACCCTGGGCCGGAAGGTGATCGA is a genomic window of Ruania zhangjianzhongii containing:
- a CDS encoding inorganic phosphate transporter — protein: MELVLVLLVIVVALTFDYTNGFHDAANAIATSVSTRALTPRAALLMAAVMNLVGALLGTGVAETIGSGIVEVTAGTNGLVVVLAGLLGAITWNLITWWKGLPSSSSHALIGGLMGAGVASMSTVHWSVILDKVVIPMVLSPLVGFGLAYALMVAVLWIFRNAAPGRTQRRFRVAQTVSAAAMALGHGLQDAQKTMGVIVLALVAAGWHTGSEIPLWVKIAAASAISLGTYSGGWRIMRTLGRKVIELDPARGFVAETVASSVLYTTAFVFHAPISTTQTITSAIMGVGATKRLSAVRWGVVGNIGIAWVLTIPAAGGVAAALFFVFHFFMG